A genomic stretch from Flavobacterium sp. KS-LB2 includes:
- the rimM gene encoding ribosome maturation factor RimM (Essential for efficient processing of 16S rRNA) encodes MRKEDCFYLGKIAKKFSFKGEVLAYLDTDEPELYENLESVFVECNKHLVPFFIESSSLHKNDFLRIRFEDMNTEEDADAVIGNDLYLPLNMLPKLTGNKFYFHEVIGFEVEDKRLGIVGKIESINDTTAQPLFEVLNGDVEILIPMIDHFLVKIDRENKKVIMDLPEGLIEMYL; translated from the coding sequence ATGCGTAAAGAAGATTGTTTCTACTTAGGTAAAATCGCTAAAAAATTTAGTTTCAAAGGGGAAGTTCTTGCCTATTTAGACACAGACGAACCTGAGTTATACGAAAACTTGGAATCAGTGTTTGTTGAATGCAACAAACACTTGGTTCCTTTTTTTATTGAAAGCAGTTCACTGCACAAAAACGACTTTCTTAGAATTCGTTTTGAAGATATGAATACCGAAGAAGATGCCGATGCTGTCATAGGCAACGACTTATATCTTCCCTTAAATATGTTGCCAAAACTTACCGGCAATAAATTCTACTTTCATGAAGTAATTGGTTTTGAAGTTGAAGACAAACGCCTTGGTATTGTTGGAAAAATTGAATCCATAAATGACACTACTGCTCAGCCATTATTTGAAGTTTTAAACGGCGATGTAGAAATTCTTATTCCTATGATTGACCATTTTCTTGTAAAAATTGACAGGGAAAATAAAAAAGTCATCATGGACTTGCCTGAAGGATTAATCGAAATGTATCTTTAG
- a CDS encoding tRNA1(Val) (adenine(37)-N6)-methyltransferase — MSQFRFKQFSIQQDRCAMKIGTDGVLLGAWTPIENNPFSILDVGTGTGVIALMLAQRSNAEQIDALEIDEEAYEQSVHNFENSPWSDRLFCFHAGLDEFVEEPEDEYDLIVSNPPFYTDDYKSENEQRDLARFADAMPFEDLIEAAALLLSENGIFAVIIPFKEEENFLALANEYKLHPIKITRVKGTPTSEIKRSLLAFTRKETIDFPIDELIIETSRHQYTPEYIELTKDFYLKM; from the coding sequence ATGTCCCAATTCCGCTTTAAACAATTTTCAATCCAACAAGATCGTTGTGCCATGAAAATTGGAACAGATGGCGTTTTACTTGGTGCATGGACACCCATTGAAAACAACCCTTTTAGCATTTTAGATGTTGGAACCGGAACAGGCGTAATCGCTTTAATGCTTGCACAAAGAAGCAACGCAGAACAAATTGACGCTTTGGAAATCGACGAAGAAGCATACGAACAATCTGTACATAATTTTGAAAACTCCCCCTGGAGTGATCGCTTATTTTGTTTTCATGCCGGTTTAGACGAATTTGTAGAAGAACCAGAAGACGAGTACGATTTAATTGTTTCCAACCCTCCATTTTACACTGACGATTACAAATCCGAAAACGAGCAACGCGATTTAGCCCGTTTTGCTGACGCTATGCCTTTTGAAGATTTAATTGAAGCTGCCGCTTTACTACTTTCTGAAAACGGAATATTCGCAGTAATCATTCCTTTCAAAGAAGAAGAAAATTTCTTGGCTTTAGCCAATGAATACAAACTGCATCCAATTAAAATCACTCGCGTAAAAGGAACTCCAACTTCCGAAATAAAGCGTAGCTTACTCGCATTTACCCGAAAAGAAACTATTGATTTTCCAATTGACGAATTAATTATCGAGACTTCAAGACATCAATACACCCCGGAATATATCGAATTGACAAAAGATTTTTATTTGAAAATGTAA
- a CDS encoding acyl-CoA dehydrogenase family protein codes for MRPDLFQAPDYYNLDDLLTEEHKLVRDSARAWVKREVSPIIEEYAQKAEFPKQIIKGLGEIGGFGPYIPEEYGGAGLDQISYGLIMQEIERGDSGVRSTSSVQSSLVMYPIWKYGNEEQRQKYLPKLATGEFMGCFGLTEPNYGSDPGSMITNFKDMGDHYLLNGAKMWISNAPFADIAIVWAKNEEGRIHGLIVERGMEGFSTPETHNKWSLRASSTGELIFDNVKVPKENLLPNKSGLGAPLGCLDSARYGIAWGAIGAAMDCYDTALRYAKERIQFDKPIAGTQLQQKKLAEMITEITKAQLLTWRLGVLRNEGKATTAQISMAKRNNVDMAIHIAREARQMLGGMGITGEYSIMRHMMNLESVITYEGTHDIHLLITGMDITGIPAFK; via the coding sequence ATGAGACCAGATCTATTTCAAGCACCAGATTATTATAACTTAGACGATTTACTAACAGAAGAACACAAACTAGTACGTGATTCTGCCCGTGCATGGGTAAAACGTGAAGTGTCTCCTATTATAGAAGAATATGCTCAAAAAGCAGAATTCCCAAAACAAATCATTAAAGGTTTGGGTGAAATTGGCGGTTTTGGACCTTACATTCCGGAAGAATATGGTGGCGCAGGTTTAGACCAAATATCGTATGGTTTAATTATGCAGGAAATTGAACGCGGTGATTCTGGTGTTCGTTCCACTTCATCTGTACAATCTTCTTTAGTGATGTATCCAATTTGGAAATATGGGAATGAAGAACAACGCCAAAAATACTTACCTAAATTAGCTACTGGAGAATTTATGGGCTGTTTTGGATTAACAGAACCTAATTACGGCTCTGATCCAGGAAGTATGATAACCAACTTTAAAGATATGGGCGACCATTATCTATTGAATGGTGCCAAAATGTGGATTTCAAATGCACCATTTGCTGATATTGCTATTGTTTGGGCAAAAAATGAAGAAGGAAGAATTCACGGTTTAATCGTAGAGCGCGGAATGGAAGGTTTTTCTACTCCGGAAACGCATAATAAATGGTCACTTCGTGCGTCCTCAACTGGAGAATTGATTTTTGACAATGTAAAAGTACCTAAAGAGAACCTATTACCAAATAAATCTGGATTAGGAGCACCACTTGGTTGTCTTGATTCAGCGCGTTACGGAATTGCATGGGGCGCTATTGGAGCTGCGATGGATTGTTACGATACGGCGCTGCGTTACGCTAAAGAAAGAATCCAGTTTGACAAACCTATTGCAGGAACACAATTACAGCAAAAGAAATTGGCCGAAATGATCACTGAAATCACTAAAGCACAATTATTGACTTGGAGATTAGGCGTTTTAAGAAACGAAGGCAAAGCAACAACGGCTCAGATCTCAATGGCCAAAAGAAACAATGTAGACATGGCGATTCACATTGCTCGTGAAGCTAGACAAATGTTAGGCGGAATGGGAATTACAGGTGAATATTCAATCATGCGACACATGATGAATCTAGAATCCGTAATAACCTATGAAGGAACCCACGACATTCACTTACTGATTACAGGAATGGATATTACTGGAATTCCAGCCTTTAAATAG
- a CDS encoding DUF3050 domain-containing protein has protein sequence MNIETINNSIQPQKELLLQHSLYKKVKNIEDLRCFLENHVYAVWDFMSLLKALQSKLTCTTTPWFATQNPETRYLINEIVLAEESDLTIDGRRQSHYEMYIEAMEACGANTTGIEHFLSEVNSLKNIFVAIKTSNLHPNIKAFLDFTFRVIDEGKSHEIAAAFTFGREDLIPSMFTEILKNFQENFPETDLSKLIYYFERHIELDADDHGPMAMKMITELCGTDAQKWSDVEEISILALEKRIGLWDAIEETILMNVELA, from the coding sequence ATGAATATTGAAACCATCAACAATAGCATTCAGCCCCAGAAAGAACTATTGTTACAACATTCTTTATATAAAAAAGTAAAAAACATAGAGGACTTACGGTGTTTTCTTGAAAACCACGTCTACGCCGTTTGGGATTTCATGTCTTTATTAAAAGCATTACAATCTAAATTAACGTGTACAACAACTCCTTGGTTTGCTACTCAAAATCCTGAAACCAGGTATTTAATAAACGAAATAGTACTTGCCGAAGAGTCAGATTTGACAATTGATGGCCGTCGTCAAAGTCATTATGAAATGTACATTGAAGCTATGGAGGCTTGTGGCGCAAATACAACCGGAATTGAACATTTCTTATCCGAAGTAAATTCGCTAAAAAACATCTTTGTTGCTATTAAAACAAGTAACTTACACCCAAACATCAAGGCATTCCTAGACTTTACCTTTAGAGTTATTGACGAAGGTAAATCTCATGAAATTGCTGCAGCATTCACTTTTGGAAGAGAAGATCTAATCCCAAGTATGTTTACCGAAATTTTGAAAAATTTTCAAGAAAATTTCCCGGAAACTGATTTGAGCAAACTGATTTATTATTTCGAAAGACATATCGAATTAGATGCTGATGATCATGGTCCAATGGCTATGAAAATGATTACGGAGCTTTGCGGAACAGATGCTCAAAAATGGTCAGACGTAGAAGAAATTTCAATTTTAGCATTAGAGAAACGCATTGGACTTTGGGATGCTATCGAAGAAACGATACTAATGAATGTTGAATTGGCATAA
- a CDS encoding SGNH/GDSL hydrolase family protein: protein MKNQLQIIVAFFLFLLVAGCSTESPVPSSTIIPPQTQTKSYTYLALGDSYTIGQSVCETCRFPAQLSKSLGNLNSNNTYSLKIIAQTGWTTTNLISAINTQNPTSNYDLVTLLIGVNNQYQNKPFSLYEKEFPELVNKAIALAKGDKTNVIVVSIPDYAYTPFGQASGNQTTISTAIDQYNTFAKKYCDDNTILFINITDITRQGLTNKNLVAQDGLHPSELAYSLFVERIVPKAVTILLN, encoded by the coding sequence GTGAAAAATCAATTACAAATAATAGTTGCGTTCTTTTTATTCCTTTTGGTAGCGGGCTGTAGCACTGAAAGTCCCGTTCCTAGTTCAACAATTATACCTCCACAAACTCAAACCAAATCCTACACTTATTTAGCCCTTGGAGATAGCTACACCATTGGACAGAGCGTTTGTGAAACGTGTAGATTCCCCGCACAATTATCAAAAAGCTTAGGCAATTTAAATTCGAACAATACCTATTCTTTAAAAATTATTGCACAAACCGGTTGGACTACCACCAACTTAATTTCGGCCATAAATACACAAAATCCAACTTCAAATTATGATTTAGTAACACTGCTAATAGGCGTAAACAATCAATATCAAAACAAGCCTTTTTCGTTATATGAAAAAGAATTTCCTGAATTAGTAAACAAAGCTATTGCTCTTGCAAAAGGGGATAAAACGAATGTAATTGTGGTTTCTATTCCAGATTATGCTTATACTCCTTTTGGTCAAGCATCAGGAAATCAAACAACAATTTCTACAGCAATAGATCAGTATAATACTTTTGCAAAAAAATACTGCGATGACAATACGATACTATTTATAAATATAACTGACATCACCAGACAAGGTTTGACCAATAAAAATCTAGTAGCTCAAGACGGATTACATCCTTCGGAATTAGCGTATTCTTTATTTGTAGAACGAATTGTGCCAAAAGCAGTAACTATTTTACTAAACTAA
- a CDS encoding 2Fe-2S iron-sulfur cluster-binding protein yields the protein MDVLIKIKDREGVVHELQAPTDMAMNIMELCKAYELPVEGTCGGMAMCASCQCYVLNDVALPEMGDDEEAMLSEAFYVKSNSRLGCQIPITESLEGLELELAPEN from the coding sequence ATGGATGTATTAATAAAAATTAAAGATAGAGAAGGAGTAGTGCATGAATTACAAGCTCCTACAGATATGGCTATGAATATCATGGAATTATGTAAAGCCTATGAACTTCCTGTAGAAGGAACTTGTGGCGGAATGGCCATGTGTGCTTCTTGTCAATGTTATGTTCTTAATGATGTGGCTTTACCAGAAATGGGCGATGATGAGGAAGCCATGCTATCAGAAGCATTTTACGTAAAATCAAACAGTCGTTTGGGCTGCCAAATCCCAATTACAGAAAGCCTCGAAGGATTAGAACTGGAGCTGGCTCCAGAAAATTAA
- a CDS encoding NifU family protein has protein sequence MTTEELLVEVQKALEEIRPFLNSDGGDITLISIEDDKHVKVRLEGACTSCSVNQMTLRAGVETTIKKFAPQIETVVNIL, from the coding sequence ATGACAACAGAAGAATTATTAGTAGAAGTTCAAAAAGCACTGGAAGAAATCAGACCTTTTTTGAATTCTGACGGTGGTGATATTACACTAATTTCCATCGAAGACGACAAACACGTAAAAGTGCGTCTAGAAGGGGCATGCACGAGTTGTAGTGTGAATCAAATGACGCTAAGAGCAGGTGTGGAAACTACCATTAAAAAGTTTGCTCCCCAAATTGAAACTGTTGTAAATATCCTGTAA
- a CDS encoding Mrp/NBP35 family ATP-binding protein produces the protein MKLDRKDILKALETITIAGEGKNMVESGAIANVITFGDEVVVDLVLHTPAMHIKKRAEDDIKKAILELVSPEAKIKINSKVDVPDKPEIKGKSIPGIKNIIGVASGKGGVGKSTVTANLAVSLAKMGFSVGILDADIYGPSMPIMFDVENEKPISVTVDGKSKMKPVESYEVKMLSIGFFTAPSQAVIWRGPMASKALNQMIFDADWGELDFMLVDLPPGTGDIHLSIVQSLPITGVVIVSTPQAVALADAKKGVSMFMSEAINVPVLGIIENMAYFTPEELPENKYYIFGKEGARNLAEDLEVPFLGEVPIVQSIREAGDYGRPAAMQTGSIIETVFEGITRNVVQEVVRRNESLPATEAVKITTMAGCSAVKK, from the coding sequence ATGAAATTAGATAGAAAAGACATTCTTAAAGCCTTAGAAACGATTACTATAGCTGGAGAAGGGAAAAATATGGTTGAAAGTGGCGCAATAGCAAATGTGATTACTTTTGGCGATGAGGTTGTAGTAGATTTAGTATTACACACACCAGCAATGCATATTAAAAAACGTGCTGAAGACGATATCAAAAAAGCAATTCTTGAATTAGTTTCTCCTGAAGCTAAAATAAAAATCAATAGTAAAGTTGACGTCCCAGACAAGCCAGAAATAAAAGGAAAATCAATTCCAGGAATAAAAAACATTATAGGTGTTGCCTCTGGTAAAGGAGGAGTTGGGAAATCTACTGTGACTGCAAACTTAGCGGTATCACTAGCAAAAATGGGTTTTTCAGTAGGAATCCTAGATGCTGATATTTACGGACCATCTATGCCAATCATGTTTGACGTAGAAAATGAAAAACCAATCTCAGTAACGGTTGATGGGAAATCAAAAATGAAACCTGTTGAAAGCTACGAAGTAAAAATGTTATCTATAGGATTTTTTACAGCGCCAAGTCAAGCAGTAATCTGGAGAGGACCTATGGCTTCTAAAGCGTTGAACCAAATGATTTTTGATGCAGACTGGGGAGAATTAGATTTTATGTTAGTCGATTTGCCACCGGGAACAGGTGATATTCACCTTTCTATCGTGCAATCATTGCCTATTACGGGTGTTGTAATAGTAAGTACTCCACAAGCAGTAGCTTTGGCCGATGCCAAAAAAGGAGTTTCTATGTTCATGTCAGAAGCTATAAATGTTCCTGTTTTAGGAATTATTGAAAATATGGCGTATTTCACACCAGAAGAATTACCTGAAAATAAGTACTATATCTTTGGAAAAGAAGGAGCTAGAAATCTTGCAGAAGACCTAGAAGTTCCATTTCTAGGCGAAGTGCCAATCGTACAATCCATACGTGAAGCAGGAGATTACGGTCGTCCAGCAGCAATGCAAACGGGTTCTATTATTGAAACAGTTTTCGAAGGAATTACTAGAAATGTAGTTCAAGAAGTAGTCCGTAGAAACGAAAGTTTACCTGCCACTGAAGCTGTGAAAATTACAACTATGGCCGGTTGTTCAGCAGTAAAAAAATAA
- a CDS encoding MGMT family protein encodes MANDNFFERVYEIARQIPYGKVTSYGAIAKALGTARSARMVGWAMNASHNLEDVPAHRVVNRKGLLTGKLHFDGTNLMQQLLENEGITVVDNQIMDFEEHFWTPQVRIE; translated from the coding sequence ATGGCAAACGATAATTTTTTCGAACGTGTATATGAAATTGCAAGACAAATTCCTTACGGAAAAGTCACCTCGTATGGCGCCATAGCAAAAGCTTTAGGAACGGCTCGCTCTGCTAGAATGGTGGGCTGGGCAATGAATGCCTCGCATAATCTTGAAGATGTTCCAGCGCATCGGGTGGTCAATCGAAAAGGATTGTTGACTGGAAAACTTCATTTTGACGGAACTAATCTCATGCAGCAATTACTGGAAAACGAGGGAATAACTGTTGTTGATAATCAAATCATGGATTTTGAAGAACATTTTTGGACACCTCAGGTTCGTATTGAGTGA
- a CDS encoding LysE family transporter, with translation MNLITSLFLGFVTAFVGITPPGLINMTAAKVNMREGKTSAYWFVLGAVIVIFCQATLAILFARYIDGRPDVIVLLREVGFVIFSVLTIYFLLIAKKPKAKKGKIKKKSTSTRFFLGMLLSGLNFFPIPYYVFVSVTLASYKLFVFDISHVFIFVTGVVLGSFLVFYLYITFFQKIEGKTDYMMKNMNTIIGSITGLIALITLINIIRYYLV, from the coding sequence ATGAATTTAATTACTTCCTTATTTTTGGGTTTTGTTACTGCTTTTGTAGGGATTACACCTCCGGGATTAATCAATATGACGGCTGCCAAAGTGAATATGAGAGAAGGTAAGACAAGCGCTTATTGGTTTGTTTTAGGAGCAGTAATTGTAATTTTTTGCCAAGCTACACTAGCCATATTGTTTGCTAGATATATTGATGGTAGACCAGATGTGATTGTTTTATTGCGAGAGGTGGGATTTGTCATCTTCTCTGTATTGACTATTTATTTTTTGCTGATCGCCAAAAAGCCAAAGGCTAAAAAAGGAAAAATTAAAAAGAAAAGTACATCTACCCGTTTTTTTCTCGGAATGTTGCTTTCGGGACTTAATTTTTTCCCTATTCCGTATTATGTTTTTGTAAGTGTTACTTTGGCTTCCTATAAATTGTTTGTTTTTGATATTTCTCATGTTTTTATTTTTGTAACAGGAGTGGTATTAGGTTCTTTTCTAGTTTTTTATTTATACATCACTTTCTTCCAGAAAATAGAAGGCAAAACGGATTATATGATGAAAAACATGAACACAATCATAGGAAGTATAACAGGTTTGATCGCTTTAATCACATTGATTAATATTATTCGATATTATTTGGTGTAG
- the trmB gene encoding tRNA (guanosine(46)-N7)-methyltransferase TrmB, with product MGSKNKLKRFKENETFTNVFQPTREEVVGDLFPLKGKWNSEFFKNDNPLVLELGCGKGEYSVGLAERYPNKNFVGIDIKGARFWRGAKTAVETGLHNVAFIRTQIELINHIFAENEVDEIWITFPDPQIKYKRTKHRMTNSEFLQLYKKILKKDGVVNLKTDSEFMHGYTLGLLHGEGHEVLYANHNVYVNEGSPEEVTAFQTFYEKQYLEVNKAITYIRFKIKE from the coding sequence GTGGGAAGCAAAAATAAATTAAAAAGGTTCAAGGAAAACGAAACATTTACTAACGTTTTTCAACCAACGAGAGAAGAGGTAGTAGGAGATTTATTTCCGCTTAAAGGCAAATGGAATTCGGAATTCTTCAAAAATGATAATCCATTAGTATTGGAATTAGGCTGTGGAAAAGGAGAATATTCAGTAGGACTTGCCGAAAGATATCCAAATAAAAACTTTGTAGGAATCGACATCAAAGGAGCGCGTTTTTGGCGTGGTGCAAAGACAGCTGTGGAGACTGGATTGCACAATGTAGCTTTTATCAGAACTCAAATTGAATTAATCAATCATATTTTTGCTGAAAACGAGGTGGACGAAATCTGGATTACTTTTCCAGATCCACAAATCAAATACAAACGTACGAAGCACCGAATGACGAATTCTGAGTTTTTGCAGTTGTATAAAAAAATTCTCAAAAAAGACGGCGTTGTAAACTTGAAAACAGATAGCGAGTTCATGCATGGTTATACTTTAGGATTGTTACACGGGGAAGGGCACGAAGTTTTATATGCGAATCACAATGTGTATGTTAATGAAGGAAGTCCGGAGGAAGTGACTGCATTTCAAACTTTTTATGAAAAACAATATTTGGAAGTTAACAAAGCAATTACGTATATTCGATTTAAAATTAAAGAATAA
- a CDS encoding L,D-transpeptidase family protein produces the protein MKNFVLSIAVLLFGFLLAFAYRNTNTTVDETSLVYTLSKYSINKATTQIDSTFIPVFFKKYPNLKKYQSDVKALYKKRNYTSIWFDKKGLIEFANLLYSKVNQLEEEGLKSRIAYKEKIDAVFNSSHSDLSQIETELMLSYMYLFYAKKVFRGIDTEKIEEMGWFLPRKNLSYEDLLDSLLVYPKLLGKNEQELFGQYYKLRDVLKRYRQIEKNNDWNPIVIDSLEKIFKPKDSSKTIGQIRQRLVVIGDLKQDSKSNIYDEELMAAILNYKKRNGYKMDYLIAAKHIQRMNIPIEKHIKTIVANMERCRWISPNLTKSKEYIIINIPSYKLFYKKDGVPILESKVLVGKNMTETVVLSSNITKIVFSPYWNIPKSIIENELKDAIARDENYLEKHNIEWNKGNARQKPGPKNSLGLVKFVFPNSDAIYLHDTPSKDLFQYEYRAYSHGCINIEKAKELAFLILKDDPDWPTERINEAMKGEKETPYILKKKIPIHIGYFTAWVNDAGEISFYNDIYLRDDRLAELLFSDDSK, from the coding sequence ATGAAAAACTTTGTTTTATCCATCGCAGTTCTATTATTTGGTTTTTTACTTGCCTTTGCTTACCGTAATACCAACACAACGGTTGACGAAACTTCCCTTGTCTATACTTTATCAAAATATTCCATTAATAAAGCTACTACACAAATTGACAGCACTTTTATTCCTGTGTTTTTTAAAAAATATCCCAATCTAAAAAAATACCAATCCGATGTAAAAGCGCTCTATAAAAAACGAAATTACACTTCAATTTGGTTTGACAAAAAAGGTCTGATTGAATTTGCCAACTTATTATATTCAAAGGTTAATCAGCTAGAAGAAGAAGGTTTAAAATCTCGAATAGCCTATAAAGAAAAAATTGATGCTGTATTTAATAGTTCTCATTCAGATTTATCACAGATTGAAACTGAACTTATGCTGTCCTACATGTATCTTTTTTATGCTAAAAAAGTATTCCGGGGAATCGATACTGAAAAAATAGAAGAAATGGGATGGTTTTTACCGCGAAAGAATCTATCCTATGAAGATCTTTTAGACTCTTTATTGGTATATCCTAAATTACTCGGAAAAAATGAACAAGAACTTTTTGGACAATATTACAAACTGCGCGACGTATTAAAAAGATACCGCCAAATAGAAAAAAACAATGATTGGAATCCCATAGTAATAGATTCTTTAGAAAAAATATTCAAACCAAAGGACAGCTCAAAAACCATTGGCCAAATAAGACAGCGACTTGTCGTTATAGGTGATTTAAAACAAGACTCTAAAAGCAACATATATGACGAGGAATTAATGGCTGCCATATTGAATTACAAAAAAAGAAATGGCTATAAAATGGATTATCTCATTGCAGCCAAACACATTCAACGCATGAATATACCCATCGAGAAACACATCAAAACTATAGTAGCAAACATGGAACGCTGTCGATGGATTAGCCCAAATCTCACAAAATCAAAAGAATATATCATTATAAACATTCCATCTTACAAACTCTTTTATAAAAAAGATGGAGTGCCTATATTAGAATCAAAAGTGCTTGTGGGTAAAAACATGACCGAAACGGTTGTTCTCAGCAGTAATATAACTAAAATAGTATTTAGCCCTTATTGGAATATCCCCAAAAGTATCATTGAAAACGAACTCAAGGACGCTATCGCACGGGACGAAAATTACCTAGAAAAACACAATATCGAATGGAACAAAGGGAATGCCAGACAAAAACCAGGACCCAAGAACTCTTTAGGATTGGTTAAGTTTGTCTTTCCAAACTCTGATGCTATTTATTTACACGATACGCCGTCCAAAGATTTATTTCAATACGAATATCGAGCTTACAGTCATGGTTGTATTAATATCGAAAAAGCCAAAGAACTAGCTTTTTTAATTTTAAAAGACGATCCAGACTGGCCTACAGAACGCATCAATGAAGCTATGAAAGGTGAAAAAGAAACGCCTTATATCCTAAAAAAGAAAATTCCAATTCACATCGGTTATTTCACCGCTTGGGTCAATGATGCTGGAGAAATAAGTTTTTACAACGACATCTACTTAAGAGACGACCGCTTAGCAGAACTCCTATTCTCTGATGATTCTAAGTAA